A genome region from Musa acuminata AAA Group cultivar baxijiao chromosome BXJ3-5, Cavendish_Baxijiao_AAA, whole genome shotgun sequence includes the following:
- the LOC135638323 gene encoding uncharacterized protein LOC135638323 has protein sequence MTTARQSEAFLRCFAARLAARSIATSAARLQSVGWFDKIKGVFTGKPSSDSKPFSLTDFADKLDKARRLRSFKKFDVGRCSAATVSDGFKKHSAILQYLAAIDPFGENLQNSHKQDAAKHCNCTIADVEHILAKFQWAIEAQKKLDKLKEEGKPMPKTFGEVQKLMRSTPLDLGRSNLAKSGQISRNALCPCGSGKRYKRCCATT, from the exons ATGACGACGGCGAGACAATCTGAAGCCTTTCTCCGTTGCTTTGCCGCTCGCCTCGCCGCCCGATCCATAGCGACCTCCGCCGCCCGCCTCCAGAGCGTCGGGTGGTTCGACAAGATCAAGGGCGTCTTCACCGGGAAACCCTCCTCCGACTCCAAGCCTTTCTCCCTCACCG ATTTCGCTGATAAATTGGACAAGGCGAGGAGACTGCGCTCGTTCAAGAAGTTCGACGTGGGTCGCTGTAGCGCGGCCACCGTTTCTGACGGTTTTAAGAAGCACTCTGCCATCCTGCAGTACCTTGCGGCCATCGACCCTTTCGGAGAG AAcctccaaaacagccacaaacagGATGCAGCAAAGCACTGTAACTGTACAATAGCTGATGTTGAACATATATTAGCAAAGTTCCAATGGGCCATAGAAGCACAAAAGAAGTTGGATAAGTTAAAAGAAGAAGGGAAACCCATGCCAAAGACCTTTGGTGAG GTTCAAAAGCTAATGAGATCAACACCGTTGGATCTCGGGAGGTCTAATTTGGCGAAGAGTGGGCAAATAAGTAGGAATGCTCTCTGCCCATGCGGATCTGGGAAAAGATACAAAAG GTGCTGCGCAACAACCTAA
- the LOC103985381 gene encoding probable amino acid permease 7: MVGISTSMNDIIKSLKLAHYTLVTIFGKPISLGLASAPPELSQPQLRLAMAVEESLEIAAAASCDDDGHQRRTGTIWTCVAHIITAVIGSGVLSLAWSTAQLGWIAGPVSMLCFAIVTFVSAFLLSDCYRSPHPVTGTRNYSYMDAVRVTLGEKQTWICGFLQYFSMYGTGIAYTITTSISMRAIQRSDCYHREGRRAPCSYGDSFYMLMFGVVQIVVSQIPDFHDMAWLSVLAAIMSFAYSSIGFALGVAKVIGNGTIKGGVGGIHMRSRAQKVWRVSEALGDIAFAYPYSLILLEIEDTLRSPPPENQTMKKASMISIFITTFFYLCCGCFGYAAFGDGTPGNLLTGFGFYEPYWLIDFANACIVLHLVGGYQVYSQPVFSFADRWVAGKFPNSRFVNEFYMIQLPFLPPYRLNLFRLCFRTAYVATTTGLAMVFPYFNQVLGVLGSLNFWPLAIYFPVEMYFAQKKIGRWTKKWMVLRVFSAGCLLVSLLALIGSVEGLVSEKLG, translated from the exons ATGGTTGGTATTTCAACATCAATGAACGATATAATTAAGTCATTAAAGCTTGCACACTACACTCTTGTAACCATCTTTGGCAAGCCAATCTCCCTCGGCCTCGCGTCTGCGCCGCCAGAGCTGTCACAGCCTCAACTGCGCTTAGCAATGGCAGTCGAAGAGTCCCTCGAAATAGCTGCTGCTGCTTCCTGCGACGACGACGGCCACCAGAGAAGAACCG GGACGATATGGACCTGCGTCGCGCACATCATAACGGCCGTCATCGGCTCCGGCGTGCTCTCCCTCGCGTGGAGCACTGCCCAGCTGGGTTGGATCGCCGGCCCTGTGTCCATGCTCTGCTTCGCCATCGTCACCTTCGTCTCCGCCTTCCTCCTCTCGGACTGCTACAGGTCGCCCCACCCTGTCACAGGAACCAGAAACTACTCTTACATGGATGCTGTCAGAGTCACCCTAG GTGAGAAGCAGACATGGATTTGTGGGTTCCTGCAGTACTTTAGCATGTATGGAACTGGGATAGCGTACACTATCACTACTTCGATCAGCATGAG gGCGATTCAGAGGTCAGACTGTTACCATAGAGAGGGACGCAGAGCTCCGTGCTCGTATGGAGATAGCTTCTACATGCTGATGTTTGGGGTTGTTCAGATAGTGGTCTCCCAGATTCCAGATTTCCATGACATGGCATGGCTCTCTGTTCTTGCAGCTATCATGTCCTTTGCCTACTCCTCCATTGGATTTGCTCTTGGCGTTGCAAAAGTGATTG GAAATGGAACAATAAAGGGGGGAGTTGGAGGCATCCACATGAGATCCAGGGCACAGAAAGTCTGGCGAGTTTCTGAAGCACTGGGAGACATAGCATTTGCCTACCCATACTCCTTGATTCTCTTAGAAATAGAG GACACACTGAGGTCACCACCACCAGAGAACCAGACGATGAAGAAAGCTTCAATGATCTCCATCTTCATCACCACCTTCTTCTACCTCTGCTGCGGGTGCTTCGGCTATGCTGCCTTCGGAGATGGCACGCCGGGAAACCTCTTGACGGGGTTCGGCTTCTACGAACCATACTGGCTTATCGATTTCGCCAACGCTTGTATTGTCCTCCATCTAGTGGGAGGCTATCAG GTCTACAGCCAGCCAGTGTTTTCCTTTGCAGACAGATGGGTTGCAGGGaagtttcctaacagcagatttgtcAACGAGTTCTACATGATCCAGTTGCCATTCTTACCACCATACAGATTGAATCTATTCAGGCTGTGCTTTAGAACAGCTTATGTCGCAACTACCACAGGGCTTGCCATGGTCTTTCCCTACTTCAACCAGGTCCTGGGAGTGTTGGGATCCCTCAACTTCTGGCCCCTGGCCATCTACTTCCCCGTGGAGATGTACTTTGCACAGAAGAAGATAGGACGTTGGACAAAGAAATGGATGGTTCTAAGGGTCTTCAGTGCTGGATGCTTGCTCGTGAGCTTGCTTGCTTTGATTGGATCAGTTGAAGGGCTTGTGAGTGAGAAGCTGGGATGA
- the LOC135638322 gene encoding dof zinc finger protein 4-like, with translation MQDFQPVTGGIFGGGVEHRRVVGYPAEVARQQQQQQAVKCPRCNSANTKFCYYNNYNHSQPRHFCKSCRRYWTMGGVLRNVPIGGGCRKSKRPPSSSSSSSSKPSSRPSSDATDEDHHHRRRRRPSSASRCSSDSPSLRAVTTATTSTLLTSHMSISDNNPPFEPLPVDPPPCPAPDVFQDPAAVSFTDAASILAFNFPDQSHPQEEAAAAAAAEVIRPGLIDQTVPLDPGPGGGDLPALDWPEPADSALFDLTSAVDPVAYWNQSHWLDADPSLYLP, from the coding sequence ATGCAGGACTTCCAGCCGGTGACCGGCGGCATCTTCGGTGGCGGGGTTGAGCACCGCCGCGTCGTGGGCTACCCGGCGGAGGTggcgcggcagcagcagcagcagcaggcggTGAAGTGCCCGCGTTGCAACTCCGctaacaccaagttctgctactacaacaactacaaccACTCGCAGCCCCGCCACTTCTGCAAGTCGTGCCGCCGTTACTGGACCATGGGCGGCGTTCTCCGCAACGTCCCCATCGGCGGCGGCTGCCGCAAGTCCAAGCgccccccttcctcctcctcctcctcctcctctaaacCCTCGTCCAGGCCGTCCTCCGATGCGACCGATGAAGACCAccaccatcgccgccgccgccgcccctccTCCGCCTCCCGATGCAGCAGCGACAGCCCCAGCCTCAGGGCCGTCACCACCGCCACTACCTCGACCCTACTCACCTCCCACATGTCCATCTCCGACAATAACCCTCCCTTCGAACCACTACCAGTGGATCCCCCACCGTGCCCGGCGCCAGACGTCTTCCAAGATCCAGCGGCCGTAAGCTTCACGGATGCGGCCTCGATCCTAGCGTTCAACTTCCCGGACCAGTCGCACCCACAAGaggaggcagcagcagcggcggcggcggaggtgatCAGGCCAGGGCTCATAGATCAGACGGTACCCTTGGATCCCGGACCAGGCGGCGGCGATCTCCCGGCGCTGGATTGGCCAGAACCGGCGGACTCTGCACTCTTCGATCTCACCAGCGCCGTCGATCCTGTGGCGTACTGGAATCAGAGCCACTGGTTGGACGCCGACCCCTCCCTCTACCTCCCGTAG